The stretch of DNA TATTGATATTCCATCGGTTTGGTGCGGGTGCTTAGCACATGTGGTGCGGGTGCTTAGCACTTATGGTGCGGATGGTATGCACCACATGTGCGAAGGATTAATATTATTGCTGTCCGATAAAAATAAACTGAAAGTTCTGTATCTCTTTACCCATCGGTGTTGCAGCCGTTTTACTTATCCATGGGCTTGGTTTTCAGTTTTAAACTGTAAGCATTATAAAATGTGCTTATTTTGACAAGGGAAGCCTTATAATAACCAAATAAATTAATGAAATCATAAGTTTAAGTCTATTTTATCTAATACAGATAACTCCTCAAAAGTTTTATCGGACACCAATAGATTAATATCATTGTTGTATATTGGAGGGTAGGGATAGAATGTGCGTTAAGCGTATTAAAACTAAGGTTAATTTGGAGTTGTGTTTAGTTAGAGGCTATATCTTGTGACATCTTAGGCTCTATAACGAATTACCCAAACGATTCGTTATAGAGTCCTATTATCAAAAAAATGAGGGTATGTCGTAATGACACACCCTCTTAAGATAATGATAATAGCATCAGTGACGAATGTCAACTGATAGCAGAATTATTCAATAACAACCAATGGGTCGTCCTCAAGCACAGCCTGACCGACCTTCACTGCAATAGCAGTTACCTTGCCATCCTTCTCAGCTTCGATGTTGTTCTGCATCTTCATAGCCTCAAGGACAACAACAGTGTCGCCTGCCTTTACCTCTTGACCGACAGCAACCTCAATAGATGTGATTGTTCCAGGAAGAGGTGCCTTAATAGCTGCAGAACTGTTGATTGCAACTGCAGGAGTTGCCTCCTCACTTGCTTCAGCAGCAGCTGGCTTACCAAGCTCAACCTTCTTCTTCTCTGGTTCAGCAGGCTGTTCCATCTGTACTGCATACTGCTCACCGTTGACAGATACTTCTGCAACATTCTCGGCATTAATCTCACCAATCTCGACTTTATATTCCTTGCCGTCGATAGTATATTTGAATTCTTTCATTGTTGTCTATTATGGTTTCTTTGTCATTATCTCGAACTTAGCATCCCACATTGTCTGCTTTGGCAGAATAGTGATAATACCTGGTTCGTTATCGTGAACATTGTTTCCGGCAAACTCATAGAGTGCCATTGCAATAGCTGCATATACGTTTTTATCCATAGTTGCGTGCCTCCTGATTACATTGGCATACAGCCATGCTTCTTTGCTGGTAAGTCTTGCTTCTTATGAGCCAACTGAGCCAAGCCACGGCAGATGCGGAAACGAGTGTTGCGTGGTTCGATAACATCATCGATGTAGCCGAACTGAGCAGCCTGATATGGATTAGCAAACTTCTCTGAGTACTCCTCTTCCTTTTCTGCGAGGAACTGCTTAACATCGCCACCCTGCTCCTTAACTTCCTTAGCTTCTCTACCACAGAGAACGGCAACAGCACCAGATGCACCCATAACGGCAATCTCTGCACTTGGCCATGCGAAGTTGAGGTCAGAACGAAGCTGCTTACAACCCATAACGATGTGTGAACCACCATAGCTCTTACGCAATGTGATAGTAATCTTTGGAACTGTAGCCTCACCGTAAGCATAGAGCAACTGTGCGCCATGAAGGATTACAGCGTTATACTCCTGACCAGTACCTGGGAGGAAACCTGGAACGTCAACAAGTGAAACGATTGGTATATTGAAAGCATCGCAGAAACGAACGAAGCGCGCACCCTTACGGCTTGCGTTGGTGTCTAATACTCCTGCGTAGGCTGATGGCTGGTTAGCTACGATACCAACACTCTGACCATTGAAACGAGCGAAACCAGTGATGATGTTCTTAGCAAACTTTGGCTGAACCTCGAAGAACTCTCCGTTGTCAGTTACTGCCTGAATTACCTTGTACATATCGTATGCCTGGTTAGGATCGTCTGGGATAATCTCGTTCAAGAGATCTTCCTTGCGGTCGATAGGGTCGGTACACTCTACACGTGGTGCTTCCTCGCGGTTGTTTGAAGGAATGTAAGAAAGGAGCTTCTTGATAAGGTCCATTGCCTCTTCCTCAGTCTTAGCTGTGAAGCTTGTTACACCGCTCTTTGAAGCGTGAACGCTTGCACCACCAAGGTGCTCTGCGTCTATATCTTCACCAGTTACGGTCTTTACAACCTTAGGACCAGTCAGGAACATGTAACTTGTCTGCTCCTTCATGATGATGAAGTCTGTCAATGCTGGAGAGTAAACCGCACCACCGGCACATGGACCAAGGATGCTTGAGATCTGTGGGATAACACCAGAAGCGAGGATATTACGCTCGAAGATTTCGCCGTAACCTGCCAAAGCAGAGATACCCTCCTGGATACGTGCGCCACCAGAGTCATTCATACAGATGACTGGTGCACCGTTGGTCATAGCCATATCCATTACCTTGCAGATCTTCTGAGCCATTGTTTCAGAAAGCGAACCACCATTTACGGTGAAGTCCTGTGCATAGAGGTAGACGAGACGGCCGTCGATAGTTGCTGAACCAGCAACAACACCATCACCGAGGTACTGCTTCTTCTCCATACCGAAGTTATGACAACGATGGAGTTTGAACATATCGTATTCTTCGAAGCTGCCTTTGTCAACCAGCATTTCAATACGCTCACGTGCAGTGTACTTTCCGCGCTCATGCTGCTTGTCGATGGCCTTCTGACCACCACCTAAGCGTGCCAACTCGCGCTTCTCCACGAGTGCCTTGATCTTTTCTGTTTGCTTACTCATAATTTGAATTTATTTTCTTATTTATAGCTTCTTGTTTTTACTTCAATTATCATCTGTAACCTTCAACTCATTATACTCGCAATGAGTTAAAAAGACCTTATAACAGAATCAAATGCAAATTTACTAAAAAAGGTGGAGATAGTTATCTTCACCTCTTTAAATATTGTTAAGGTTTTACGTTTAATGACTTCTATCCGTATCTAATTACATAACTCCGTGGGAAAAAGATGGTGTTTAATAGACAAGATGTATCTGTTACATGCTATTCTGATGATGATAAATGTTTTTTGAGTTATTGATAAAGCGATAGGTTGCTAATCGTTCTGTGTTTATCATTCACACTTCTATTTTGTAATGAAAATTCACATCATGAAAAATAAAAGATGCTCTTTTAGCTTCTAATTAAGGCTTAATTGACTTGTAAGAGATGCCCTTTTGAGGTCTTACTAACGCCCTTTTGAAGTCTAATTAAGCACCTTTTATTGGGTGGTTGTGTAACTGGTTGAAAACTAATTGGTTGTGATTGCGCTAAAAAAACTTCTATTTCGATGATTTGCTGTGCTTTTTCATCTTCTTTTTGTTGTAATATTTTACCAGTAAATGTTTGTTTTTAGTAGTCCTTTTCTTAGTTGTGTTTAGATTATTTGATGCGCTAAATAATAGGGTGGAAAGCCCTTTTTAATTTCACTTTATTGTTATAAGTTAAAAAAAACAAGGTGTGTCTTTGTACCACAAATTACCATTTGTACCACAAAGACCCTTGCCCCGAAAGGGGATTAAATCACTCCAAAGTCGTGATTAGATAACAGAATAAAACATAAGATTAGGCTAAAATTAGAAGTAGCCAACAACAATCGTTACGGACACAGAGAGACAGAGGAAGTGCCATGCTGGTATAGATGGGACACCCGTATGACCGACGTGAAAGACCAGCTGCGTGTCATTGCCTTATACAATATATCGGGTGTCGTAAGCAAATCCGATTTTGTCCGTGCCCGAATCCTCGGGGAGAGTTTCAGACACTACCTAATATCATCTCTTTTCGTATCATCCCACACCTTAAGAGTGTAATAACTTGTGTGCGTTATATTATTCAAGGGAGAAATAGAAACTCTAAAAAACAAAGTATCATTGAAATGACTATTCTTTAGTTTCTTATTATATGGGGTTACGATACAGTAAACACTATCATCATAGTTATATTTATCATATTCAACTATTATTTGGTATGGGAGTTCTGGGTGATTATTTCCAGTATCATCCTTTTTTGTTAGCTTGATTGCGTGCATGTTCATGAAGTTGTCCCATTTAAATCCCTTTTCAACAAAAATACTTTTTACATGTAATAGTGGGGACACTTTATATTTTACATCCTTGACAAATACACCATTATTTTTGGATTCCTGTTTAGTTAAAGAAAACATTCTTGCTCCATCATAGCCATATCCATAATAACCAATTGATATATTTAAGACTTCAAGAAATAATACACACAATGCAATTATCAGGAAACATATAATAATGACTTTTTTTTTCATTTTCATATACAAATAGGATTAGGTGATACAATAATGACTTTTTTTTTCATTTTCATATACAAATAGGATTAAGTGATACGTCATTAAATGACATATCACCCTTCTTGCATTTTTATTTTTGTCTGCGACGATGGTTACCAGAAAAGTTTGGATTGAAACTCTTTGGCTGTTTCCCATTTTGTTTAGCAGATTTTCTGCGATTCTCTGTTGGTTTTTCCTCTCTTCCCTTCCGTTTTTTGTTTGGAATGTCGGGTGTACTTCCAATTGCCTTAGGATCATAGACCGCACGAGGGTGTCGCTTCGGAACATTGTCATAGAGCTTAGCAATCAAGTCACTACGTCCAATGCGGTGAAGCTCTCGCTCAATGTCACGGCGTGCCTCAGGCTTATACCAGAAGAAAAATTGTCGCTGTGCAAGTTTCTCCTTTGGTGTCTTTGCAGAGAAGATTGGTTCGAGGGTATAAGGGTCATAGCCCGTGTACCAAGCTTCTGTAGAAACAGTCATTGGGGTAGGGGTGAAGTCCTGCACCTGCTCCAAATGGAAGTCAAGGTCTTTTGTCAGTACCGCCAACTCTGCCATGTCCTCCTCCTGACAGCCAGGGTGAGAAGATATGAAGTAAGGAATTATCTGCTGTCGCATATTCTCCTCACGGTTAATGCGGTCAAAAATCTTCTTGAAAGCATAGAATTGTTGGAACGACGGCTTACGCATAAGTCCCAATACGCGATCTGATGTATGCTCTGGCGCAACTTTCAAACGACCACTAACATGGCGTGTTATTAGCTCGCGAGTATATTGTCTGGCAGCCTCGTTACTCTTCTCATCCTTACTCTTGTGCAGGAGAAGGTCGTAACGTACACCAGAACCGATAAAACTCTTCTTGATTCCAGGCAATTCGTCGACTGCATGATAGATTTCAAGCAGTTTGGTGTGGTCAGTTTCAAGGTTAGGACATATTTCTGGGTTTACGCAGCTTGGACGTTTACAATGCTCACAAGCTTTCAGGTTCTTACCCGCCATACCATACATATTTGCTGATGGACCACCAAGATCAGAGAGATAGCCCTTGAAATCGGGCATCTGCATAACCTGCTTTACTTCCTTTAAGATACTTTCTTTGGAACGACAACTGATAAACTTACCTTGATGTGCAGAAATCGTACAGAATGAGCAACCTCCAAAACATCCGCGATGAATATTCACACTGTGTTTAATCATCTCGTAAGCAGGGATTGTCTTACCACGATATTTTGGGTGTGGTTCACGTGTGTAAGGGAGATCGTATGCCGCATCTACCTCCTCTGTTGTCATTGTCGGGTAGGGAGGATTAACAACAGCATAGACATTGTCAACAGCTTGCAGAATTCGTTGTGCATGTTTCTTGTTCGATTCTTCCTCTATGTATTTGAAGTTCTCCGCTTGATACTTTTTATTATGCAAACAAGATTCGTGTGAATGGAGTACGATATCATCCGCCTTAATTCCTTCTGGAATATCTGATTCTTTACAAAGATAAACTGTTTGTGGAATATGTTTCAGGTCTTTGATATTAGCACCATTTTCCAACTCCTGTGCAATCCTTACCACTTGTTTTTCACCCATGCCATAGATAATCATATCGGCACGTGCATCACAGAGAATACTCTTGCGAAGACAATCTTTCCAATAATCGTAGTGGGTGAGACGTCGCAACGAAGCCTCAATACCACCTAAGACAATAGGTACATCTGGATAGAGTTGTCTGAGGATATTCGAGTAAACGATGCTTGGATATTCTGGGCGCAAGTCGTGTCTGCCATCAGGAGAGTATGCATCTTCAGAACGCAGACGACGATTGGCTGTGTATTTGTTTACCATCGAGTCCATGGCGCCTGGTGATATACCGAAGTAGAGACGTGGCCGCCCCAACTTTTTAAAGTCGCGGAAGTCACCATGCCAATCAGGTTGTGGTACGATAGCTACCTTGTACCCTGCTGCTTCAAGGGTTCTGCCAATAACAGCTGCTCCAAAGGCAGGATGATCAATATAGGCATCACCAGAAAAGAGGATAATGTCTAACTGATCCCAACCACGGAGTTCAACCTCTCTCTTTGTAGTAGGGAGGAAGTCTGTTAGCTGAAATCTTGAAGGTCTGGCTGTCTTAGTCTCATTTTTAACAGCCTCTTCTCTATCTTGTCGCTTGGTTGCTGTTACTTTTTTATGCTGCTTTGCAGTTTTTTTATTTTCTTTTTGTGAACTCAAATGTCTTTGTTTTAATTAAAGTTATCTGTGAGTGTATTATTGACTTATGAGAATCTGAACCTTATTCTACCTAGTTGTTTACTATTCAAATTGTTTCTTTGTTTTCCTCTTCAGCGTCTTTATGCGAAACGCCCCATTCTTTGTAGAGTAAAACAAGATTTTTAAGTCCGATGGCTTTCATGTTTTGATTATAGATGACATCAAGACATAAATTCAATAAGTCTTTATCTTTACCAGGTTCTGACTCAAGAAGTCCACGAACATTGAATTTCAGTTTATCGAGGATGTTCTCGTCGATAATACCATTGGAATCAACCAATCCAGAAAGAAGTGAATACTTCTGAATAGTCTCAAGATGGTTGTCAGTAACCTCAATGCTTCGTGTTCCCGAAGCGTTTGCTTGAATTTTATACATAGTCTTTACGCTTTTAGATTATTCCAATTTCTTTGTTATTACTTCTTCATCAGAAACGTTACAATACCCTTCATGATGCTATTGCGTGTTGCAGCATCCTTGATACACTCGAAGGGGAATGATAATGTGAAGACACTATTGTCAGTTCCTTTATATGCCACAGCAGCTGTCCGTCCATCAGCATAAGTTAATGTACTGAAAGCGTTGTCAGCAGGTAAGATGTTGTCAGGAGTGTAAGCACCGTAATGCTGCTCATTAATAGTTCGATAAACATCGAAGGACATTCCCATACCACTTACTACAGAATTATAGTTGTCATAGTTTGCACCATCAAAGGATATCTTAAGGTTGTTTCTCAACCATTCCTGTTCATCAACAGCTTGCATATCGGATGCAAGATAAGAACCGCTGACAAAGAGCTTACCATGTGCATTTAGATACTTTGATAGTTGTTGACAAAGTGCAGGCTTGAAAGCTTTGTAATAATACAAACTATGTCCATCATCCTTTTCATTGCCAAGGAGTAAGTCGATCATTGCATATTTAGTAAGGTTTACTTCATTATACTCCACAGCCTTACTATCACAACTTACAACATTGTATTTTCCGGCATATCGTAAAGCTTCTGCGTGATCTTTAA from Prevotella scopos JCM 17725 encodes:
- a CDS encoding biotin/lipoyl-containing protein; the encoded protein is MKEFKYTIDGKEYKVEIGEINAENVAEVSVNGEQYAVQMEQPAEPEKKKVELGKPAAAEASEEATPAVAINSSAAIKAPLPGTITSIEVAVGQEVKAGDTVVVLEAMKMQNNIEAEKDGKVTAIAVKVGQAVLEDDPLVVIE
- a CDS encoding acyl-CoA carboxylase subunit beta, which produces MSKQTEKIKALVEKRELARLGGGQKAIDKQHERGKYTARERIEMLVDKGSFEEYDMFKLHRCHNFGMEKKQYLGDGVVAGSATIDGRLVYLYAQDFTVNGGSLSETMAQKICKVMDMAMTNGAPVICMNDSGGARIQEGISALAGYGEIFERNILASGVIPQISSILGPCAGGAVYSPALTDFIIMKEQTSYMFLTGPKVVKTVTGEDIDAEHLGGASVHASKSGVTSFTAKTEEEAMDLIKKLLSYIPSNNREEAPRVECTDPIDRKEDLLNEIIPDDPNQAYDMYKVIQAVTDNGEFFEVQPKFAKNIITGFARFNGQSVGIVANQPSAYAGVLDTNASRKGARFVRFCDAFNIPIVSLVDVPGFLPGTGQEYNAVILHGAQLLYAYGEATVPKITITLRKSYGGSHIVMGCKQLRSDLNFAWPSAEIAVMGASGAVAVLCGREAKEVKEQGGDVKQFLAEKEEEYSEKFANPYQAAQFGYIDDVIEPRNTRFRICRGLAQLAHKKQDLPAKKHGCMPM
- a CDS encoding YgiQ family radical SAM protein; its protein translation is MSSQKENKKTAKQHKKVTATKRQDREEAVKNETKTARPSRFQLTDFLPTTKREVELRGWDQLDIILFSGDAYIDHPAFGAAVIGRTLEAAGYKVAIVPQPDWHGDFRDFKKLGRPRLYFGISPGAMDSMVNKYTANRRLRSEDAYSPDGRHDLRPEYPSIVYSNILRQLYPDVPIVLGGIEASLRRLTHYDYWKDCLRKSILCDARADMIIYGMGEKQVVRIAQELENGANIKDLKHIPQTVYLCKESDIPEGIKADDIVLHSHESCLHNKKYQAENFKYIEEESNKKHAQRILQAVDNVYAVVNPPYPTMTTEEVDAAYDLPYTREPHPKYRGKTIPAYEMIKHSVNIHRGCFGGCSFCTISAHQGKFISCRSKESILKEVKQVMQMPDFKGYLSDLGGPSANMYGMAGKNLKACEHCKRPSCVNPEICPNLETDHTKLLEIYHAVDELPGIKKSFIGSGVRYDLLLHKSKDEKSNEAARQYTRELITRHVSGRLKVAPEHTSDRVLGLMRKPSFQQFYAFKKIFDRINREENMRQQIIPYFISSHPGCQEEDMAELAVLTKDLDFHLEQVQDFTPTPMTVSTEAWYTGYDPYTLEPIFSAKTPKEKLAQRQFFFWYKPEARRDIERELHRIGRSDLIAKLYDNVPKRHPRAVYDPKAIGSTPDIPNKKRKGREEKPTENRRKSAKQNGKQPKSFNPNFSGNHRRRQK